A genomic region of bacterium contains the following coding sequences:
- a CDS encoding acyl-CoA thioesterase yields the protein MSNLPYTYEVLIRESHLDTFGHMNNAAYLVLFEEARWDYITRNGYGLREVQEFQKGPVVLELTMKFRKEITLREKITITMELVETKGKISRFRQEMRKEDGTVATELELVFGLFDLRARRLIDPTPEWKKAMGQ from the coding sequence ATGTCGAACCTTCCTTATACCTACGAGGTCCTCATCCGGGAATCCCACCTGGACACCTTCGGCCACATGAACAACGCCGCCTACCTGGTTCTGTTCGAGGAAGCCCGTTGGGACTACATCACCCGCAACGGCTATGGATTGAGGGAGGTCCAGGAATTCCAGAAGGGTCCGGTGGTGCTCGAATTGACCATGAAATTCCGCAAGGAGATCACCCTGCGGGAAAAGATCACCATCACCATGGAACTGGTGGAGACCAAAGGCAAGATCAGCCGTTTCCGACAGGAAATGCGCAAGGAGGACGGCACCGTGGCCACCGAATTGGAATTGGTCTTCGGCCTTTTCGATCTTCGCGCCCGCCGCCTCATCGATCCAACCCCCGAGTGGAAAAAGGCCATGGGCCAATAA
- a CDS encoding DUF4921 family protein, with the protein MAPTLGSYTSLPDGTLRHVHPITGTEVWAVPSRALRPFVNRQTIPPKVLPRQEREDHCDFCETNYLRTPPERARLVRTAQGRFELLERLDPDSVKFSKASFRRLANLFEIVTYDYWVQNHQVTLSPTQARWKKNYLENPKGLSHVQELMRTKLALAGKPSGEIDALLLAPPEGFYDWFFGGTHEVLAAGRHFRPGADRDDQLFYSGEMTPEEHAAYLNFALEAALDIRSNNGKIRYVAIFQNWLKAAGASFDHLHKQVIGMDQWGPGVEARLQKAKGYPNIFNEALVDFSAEKDLIVAENDHGVVLSEIGHPYPTLAVYSKSRAAHPWDHSSEEIRGISDLVHACHAAAGPQVPCNEAWFYAPWGSPTRFPWHILIHWRTVTSAGFEADTQIFVNPVPPAAFKEQITSKLSDLRSRGRISNLRLGKEMTLKPSPLLYNRA; encoded by the coding sequence ATGGCCCCCACTCTCGGTTCCTATACTTCCCTTCCCGACGGCACCCTGAGGCATGTCCATCCGATCACCGGAACGGAGGTTTGGGCCGTTCCGAGCCGTGCCCTTCGCCCATTCGTGAACCGACAGACCATCCCGCCCAAGGTCCTTCCCCGCCAAGAGCGGGAGGATCATTGTGATTTTTGCGAAACCAATTACCTTCGTACCCCACCTGAACGGGCCCGGCTCGTCCGCACGGCCCAAGGTCGTTTCGAACTCCTGGAAAGGCTGGACCCCGACTCCGTCAAGTTCTCAAAGGCTTCTTTCCGCCGATTGGCCAATCTTTTCGAGATCGTCACTTATGACTACTGGGTACAGAACCATCAAGTCACCCTGTCCCCGACCCAAGCCCGCTGGAAAAAGAACTATCTGGAAAACCCGAAAGGCCTTTCCCATGTCCAAGAGCTGATGCGAACAAAATTGGCCTTGGCCGGGAAACCATCCGGAGAGATCGATGCGCTTCTTCTGGCCCCTCCGGAAGGCTTCTACGACTGGTTCTTCGGTGGTACCCACGAAGTCCTTGCGGCCGGCCGCCATTTCCGTCCTGGCGCGGACCGGGATGACCAGCTTTTCTATTCGGGAGAGATGACCCCGGAGGAGCATGCGGCTTACTTGAACTTCGCTTTAGAAGCCGCCTTGGATATACGTTCGAACAACGGCAAGATCCGTTATGTGGCCATCTTCCAGAACTGGCTGAAGGCCGCCGGGGCCTCTTTCGACCATCTTCATAAGCAAGTGATAGGGATGGACCAATGGGGCCCCGGCGTGGAGGCCCGTTTACAGAAGGCCAAGGGATATCCCAATATCTTCAATGAGGCGCTGGTGGACTTCTCCGCCGAAAAGGACCTGATCGTCGCCGAGAACGATCACGGGGTGGTCCTATCCGAGATCGGACATCCTTACCCGACATTAGCCGTCTATTCCAAATCCCGGGCCGCTCATCCCTGGGACCACTCATCGGAAGAGATAAGGGGCATTTCGGACCTCGTCCATGCCTGCCATGCCGCGGCCGGGCCCCAGGTCCCCTGTAACGAAGCTTGGTTCTACGCTCCTTGGGGATCCCCGACCCGTTTTCCATGGCATATTCTCATCCATTGGAGAACGGTCACCTCGGCCGGTTTTGAAGCAGACACTCAGATCTTCGTGAATCCTGTTCCTCCGGCCGCCTTCAAGGAGCAGATCACGTCCAAGCTCTCGGATCTCCGCTCCCGGGGACGGATCAGTAACCTAAGGCTGGGCAAAGAAATGACCCTCAAACCCAGCCCTCTTTTATATAACCGGGCCTGA
- a CDS encoding aminotransferase class I/II-fold pyridoxal phosphate-dependent enzyme, which yields MADVFDKANNWTAADDVRKLGIYPYFRPNTSALGTEVTIGGKKMIMVGSNNYLGLVTHPEVLEAMVQAIRKYGSACTGSPFLNGTLDIRIELEEKLAQYVGMESALVYSTGFLANLGALSTIVTRGDYIISDRENHASIVDGQKLSYAKTIKYEHSNMEDLERVLANHKEQPKLIVTDGVFSMGGDIAELPKIVELKNKYGARLMVDEAHSLGVLGPKGDGTGPHFGVQKDVDMVMGTFSKSLVSIGGFIASTHKVIDYLRHNSRPLIFTASLSPADTAAALKSLEIIQREPERRERLWAIIKRMRAEFKAMGWNTLNTNSAIIPLMVGDNLKTFTMTKELGEMGVFATPVVSPAVPPELTLIRTSYTATHTDQQLDQVLDAFRKVGKKHGVIP from the coding sequence ATGGCCGACGTCTTCGACAAGGCCAACAACTGGACCGCCGCGGACGATGTCCGCAAGCTCGGGATCTACCCCTATTTTCGCCCCAACACCTCGGCCCTAGGCACGGAGGTGACCATCGGCGGCAAGAAGATGATCATGGTCGGCTCCAACAACTACCTGGGACTGGTCACCCACCCCGAGGTGTTGGAGGCCATGGTCCAGGCCATCCGCAAGTACGGTTCGGCCTGCACCGGTTCCCCTTTCCTCAACGGCACCCTGGACATCCGCATCGAGTTGGAGGAAAAACTGGCCCAATATGTCGGTATGGAATCGGCCCTGGTCTATTCCACCGGCTTCCTGGCCAATTTGGGGGCCCTTTCCACTATCGTCACCCGGGGTGACTACATCATCTCCGACCGTGAGAACCACGCTTCCATCGTGGACGGGCAAAAGCTCTCCTATGCCAAGACGATCAAATACGAACATAGCAACATGGAAGACCTGGAGCGGGTCCTGGCCAACCACAAGGAACAACCCAAGCTCATCGTCACGGACGGGGTTTTCTCCATGGGCGGGGACATCGCCGAGTTGCCCAAGATCGTGGAGCTGAAGAACAAGTACGGTGCCCGACTCATGGTGGACGAGGCCCACTCCCTGGGGGTCCTCGGCCCCAAAGGCGACGGGACCGGCCCCCACTTCGGCGTCCAAAAGGACGTGGACATGGTCATGGGTACCTTCTCCAAGTCCCTGGTCTCCATCGGCGGCTTCATTGCCTCCACCCATAAGGTCATCGACTATCTGCGTCACAACAGCCGGCCCCTTATCTTCACCGCCAGCCTTTCCCCCGCCGATACCGCCGCAGCCCTCAAAAGCCTGGAGATCATCCAGCGGGAGCCCGAGCGCCGGGAACGGCTTTGGGCGATCATCAAGCGCATGCGTGCCGAGTTCAAGGCCATGGGCTGGAACACCCTCAACACCAACTCGGCCATCATCCCCCTGATGGTGGGTGACAACCTGAAGACCTTCACCATGACCAAGGAACTGGGAGAAATGGGCGTTTTCGCAACCCCCGTGGTCTCCCCCGCCGTGCCGCCCGAGCTAACCCTGATCCGCACCAGCTACACGGCCACCCATACGGACCAGCAATTGGACCAGGTCCTGGACGCCTTCCGCAAGGTCGGAAAAAAACACGGCGTCATTCCCTGA
- a CDS encoding N-acetyltransferase, with protein sequence MAIQVKTIALDDKKGIEEFLHLPWKIYIKDGQRDPNWVPPFLDDQRSLLNPAKNPYHQHSRTRLFAAYNDQNGIVGRISASVDDNFIKFWNEKIGFFGWFECVNDPAVAQALFQEAEKFMKEQGMTGVRGPSSFTSNDDYFGFLLEGYDTPPRIAMTYNPPYYLELAEKCGYAKAKDLYAWYLPAQGPLPERMVKIAERTMKRERITVRPLDMKHFERDTNIVRELYNLIWEKNWGFVPMTEAEFQYQAKKLKDIIWPDFIHIAEVDGKAIGFNLVVKDVNQALIKMDGELFKWSDPFALIKFLLTKFDDTREMAMGVHPDYRKKGLEVILYLEALKTGIKRKIKGGELSWTLEDNEGINNGITAMGGKVIKKYRIYGKTL encoded by the coding sequence ATGGCCATTCAGGTCAAGACCATCGCACTGGATGACAAAAAAGGCATCGAGGAGTTCCTCCACCTGCCTTGGAAGATCTACATCAAGGACGGCCAGCGGGACCCCAACTGGGTGCCCCCTTTCCTCGACGACCAACGTAGCCTCCTGAACCCGGCCAAGAATCCCTATCACCAGCACAGCCGCACCCGACTTTTCGCCGCTTACAACGACCAGAACGGGATCGTCGGACGGATTTCCGCCAGCGTAGACGACAACTTCATCAAGTTCTGGAACGAGAAGATCGGTTTCTTCGGTTGGTTCGAGTGCGTGAACGACCCGGCCGTGGCCCAAGCGCTCTTCCAAGAAGCCGAGAAGTTCATGAAGGAACAGGGCATGACCGGTGTGCGGGGCCCTTCCAGCTTCACTTCCAACGATGACTACTTCGGTTTCCTGCTCGAAGGCTACGACACGCCCCCCCGGATCGCCATGACCTACAACCCGCCCTATTACCTGGAACTGGCCGAGAAGTGCGGCTATGCCAAGGCCAAGGACCTTTATGCCTGGTACCTCCCCGCCCAGGGCCCCCTTCCCGAACGCATGGTCAAGATCGCCGAGCGCACCATGAAGCGCGAGCGGATCACCGTGCGCCCTTTGGACATGAAGCATTTCGAGCGGGATACCAACATCGTCCGGGAGCTTTATAACCTCATTTGGGAGAAGAACTGGGGCTTCGTGCCCATGACCGAGGCCGAGTTCCAATACCAGGCCAAGAAACTGAAGGACATCATCTGGCCCGACTTCATCCACATCGCCGAGGTCGACGGCAAGGCCATCGGGTTCAACCTGGTGGTGAAGGACGTCAACCAGGCCCTCATCAAGATGGACGGGGAGCTTTTCAAATGGTCCGACCCCTTCGCCCTCATCAAATTCCTCCTCACCAAGTTCGATGACACCCGGGAGATGGCCATGGGCGTCCATCCCGATTACCGAAAGAAGGGGCTGGAGGTCATCCTGTATTTGGAAGCGCTCAAGACCGGCATCAAGCGCAAGATCAAGGGTGGCGAGCTTTCCTGGACCCTCGAGGACAACGAAGGCATCAATAACGGGATCACCGCCATGGGCGGCAAGGTCATCAAGAAGTATCGGATCTACGGCAAAACCCTTTAA
- a CDS encoding NAD-dependent epimerase/dehydratase family protein, with protein MNETPVALVTGASGFVGSHLAEALAGQKQKVRLLVRRTSKIPFTPTSEMELSYGDVTDAASVGAAMKGVEVVYHLAGLLRGADYSAYDRVNAEGTRNVCEAAAQAGTVRRLVYVSSLSAAGPSPLGGEIDETAPCQPVSFYGMTKRKGEEIALGFQDRFEVVILRPAAVYGPRETDIFEYFKMVRSGLVVNGGDGNQRVSFIYVADLVEATLLAGRDPRAKGQIYFVCDGQSRSWNEFSALVGQGLKKSFKTFNVPLGLVKMLARLGDLWARWTGRSFLPPIVSMDKLKEGEAPGWVCSNRKLRVELGFKPGTGMEEGIARTIEFYHTVGWLKP; from the coding sequence ATGAATGAAACCCCCGTGGCCCTGGTGACGGGCGCTAGCGGTTTTGTCGGGAGCCATTTAGCCGAAGCCCTCGCCGGGCAAAAACAAAAGGTTCGGCTTTTGGTCCGCAGGACCAGCAAGATCCCCTTTACCCCCACTTCCGAGATGGAACTTTCCTATGGGGATGTGACCGATGCGGCCTCGGTCGGGGCGGCCATGAAGGGGGTTGAGGTCGTTTACCATTTGGCCGGACTCCTAAGGGGCGCCGACTATTCCGCCTATGATCGGGTGAATGCCGAGGGGACGCGGAACGTCTGTGAGGCGGCGGCCCAGGCGGGGACCGTCCGGCGTTTGGTCTATGTGAGTTCCTTGTCGGCGGCCGGCCCCTCCCCCTTGGGTGGGGAGATCGACGAGACGGCCCCTTGCCAGCCGGTCAGCTTCTACGGAATGACCAAGCGAAAGGGCGAGGAGATCGCCCTGGGGTTCCAGGACCGGTTCGAGGTGGTCATCCTGAGACCTGCGGCGGTCTATGGCCCCCGGGAAACGGATATCTTCGAATACTTCAAAATGGTCCGAAGCGGTCTGGTGGTCAATGGTGGGGACGGCAATCAACGTGTGAGCTTCATCTATGTGGCCGACCTGGTGGAAGCGACCCTTTTGGCGGGGCGGGACCCCCGGGCCAAGGGTCAAATTTACTTCGTTTGCGACGGCCAAAGCCGCAGTTGGAACGAATTCTCGGCATTGGTGGGCCAGGGGCTCAAAAAATCCTTTAAGACGTTCAATGTTCCCCTGGGACTGGTTAAAATGCTGGCTCGGTTGGGCGATCTTTGGGCCCGGTGGACCGGAAGGTCCTTCCTGCCCCCCATTGTTTCCATGGACAAGTTGAAGGAAGGGGAGGCCCCGGGTTGGGTCTGCTCGAACCGGAAGCTCCGGGTGGAACTAGGCTTCAAGCCTGGGACCGGGATGGAAGAGGGGATCGCCAGGACGATCGAGTTTTACCACACCGTGGGGTGGCTGAAACCATAA